A portion of the Phocoena sinus isolate mPhoSin1 chromosome 9, mPhoSin1.pri, whole genome shotgun sequence genome contains these proteins:
- the LOC116759121 gene encoding LOW QUALITY PROTEIN: aldo-keto reductase family 1 member B7-like (The sequence of the model RefSeq protein was modified relative to this genomic sequence to represent the inferred CDS: deleted 1 base in 1 codon; substituted 1 base at 1 genomic stop codon) has translation MTDVWRGVSAVIAGSPQPNEAEHVTGQKTTNLLTHDYFALTVATFVELSTKANLGLGTWKVCMQGFGHLLPSRGFGHFLLSVGKAQRQGFGEVNVGPWRQDRGSFAFSGLIQAAKLQDWLFPAVVRALLASIKFSMMVFSFSFRSTPGKVREAVKVATDIGCRHLDCAYAYENEREVGEAIQQKIXEKVVKQKAMEELVDEGLVKNIGISNFNHFQIERLLNKPRLKYKPVLTSDENCPLLQIECHPYLRQEKLIQYCQSKGITVMAYSPLGFPDRPGRVQPPSTGSTFAKLLTLQSPWDSSLLEDPKIKEIAAKHKKSTAQVLIRFHIRRNVVVIPNVTPARIAENFQVRFQLVGPGFLSGGGDGRDSLTRPLMLSLSFLWAFPPSQHLAISQARELTSELR, from the exons CAGGGCAGAAGACAACTAATCTGCTCACTCACGACTATTTTGCACTCACGGTGGCCACCTTTGTGGAGCTCAGTACTAAGGCCAACTTGGGCCTGGGCACCTGGAAGGTATGTATGCAAGGATTTGGACACCTACTTCCCTCGAGGGGCTTTGGACATTTTCTCCTGTCAGTAGGGAAAGCTCAGAGGCAAGGGTTTGGAGAGGTAAATGTTGGGCCCTGGAGGCAGGACCGAGGTTCCTTTGCTTTCTCAGGGCTGATTCAGGCTGCAAAGCTCCAAGACTGGCTTTTTCCAGCAGTGGTGAGAGCTTTGCTAGCAAGTATCAAGTTT TCTATgatggtcttttctttttccttccggTCTACCCCAGGCAAAGTCAGAGAGGCTGTGAAAGTGGCCACTGACATAGGATGTCGCCACTTGGACTGTGCTTATGCCTACGAGAACGAGCGTGAGGTG GGGGAAGCCATCCAACAGAAGATCTGAGAGAAGGTTGTGAAGCAGAAG GCCATGGAGGAACTGGTGGACGAGGGGCTGGTGAAAAACATTGGGATCTCCAACTTCAACCACTTCCAGATCGAAAGGCTCTTGAACAAACCTAGACTGAAATACAAACCAGTGCTTACCAG TGATGAGAATTGTCCCCTTTTACAGATTGAGTGTCACCCATACCTCAGGCAGGAGAAATTGATCCAGTACTGCCAGTCCAAGGGCATCACTGTCATGGCTTACAGCCCTCTGGGCTTTCCAGATAGACCTGGGCGAG TTCAGCCACCCAGCACTGGATCAACCTTTGCAAAATTACTGACGCTTCAAAGCCCATGG GACTCTTCCCTACTGGAGGATCCCAAGATTAAGGAGATTGCTGCAAAGCACAAAAAATCCACAGCCCAG GTTCTGATCCGGTTCCATATCCGGAGGAACGTCGTCGTAATTCCCAACGTGACGCCAGCACGCATTGCTGAGAACTTTCAGGTAAGATTCCAGCTGGTTGGCCCTGGTTTTCTCAGTGGAGGAGGGGACGGGAGAGATTCCCTCACCAGGCCTCTCATGCTGTCCCTGAGTTTTCTGTGGGCTTTTCCCCCTTCCCAGCACCTTGCAATCTCTCAGGCCAGGGAGCTGACCTCAGAGCTGAGATGA